A single region of the Lysinibacillus sp. B2A1 genome encodes:
- a CDS encoding MBL fold metallo-hydrolase, which yields MIKIQTLATGSKGNCYHIDDDSTQLLIEAGISFKQIQQGINFQTSKIEGVLISHEHLDHSKGVQGCLQRGMTIYMSAGTKSAMGLENAQIRTVKSKQQFHIGTWTILPFDVQHDVHEPLGFILQSDNGGKLLFATDTYYVKYRFKGLSHIMIECNYDQQTLDENVESGRVHPAMRKRVMQSHFGLENLLGFFAANDLSKVEEIHLLHLSDNNSNEARIQQAVARATGKMIYIP from the coding sequence ATGATTAAAATTCAGACATTGGCAACAGGGAGTAAGGGTAACTGTTATCACATTGATGATGACAGTACCCAACTACTCATTGAGGCAGGCATTTCATTTAAACAAATTCAGCAAGGTATAAACTTTCAAACTAGCAAAATAGAAGGTGTATTAATTAGTCATGAGCATTTAGACCACAGCAAAGGCGTACAAGGCTGTTTGCAACGTGGTATGACAATTTATATGTCAGCAGGCACAAAGAGCGCTATGGGCTTGGAGAACGCTCAAATACGCACTGTAAAGAGCAAGCAACAGTTTCATATTGGCACATGGACGATATTACCGTTTGATGTACAGCACGATGTCCATGAGCCACTAGGGTTTATATTGCAAAGTGATAACGGTGGCAAGCTGTTATTTGCCACTGATACTTACTACGTCAAATACAGATTTAAAGGATTATCACACATCATGATCGAGTGTAATTACGATCAACAAACACTTGACGAAAATGTAGAGAGTGGGCGAGTACACCCAGCAATGCGTAAACGTGTTATGCAGTCACATTTTGGACTGGAAAATCTATTAGGCTTCTTCGCTGCTAATGATTTGAGCAAAGTCGAAGAAATACATTTATTGCACTTATCGGACAATAACAGCAATGAGGCACGTATCCAACAAGCAGTAGCAAGGGCTACAGGCAAGATGATTTATATACCTTGA
- a CDS encoding chromosome partitioning protein ParA produces MFVMQKDGKIISFINMKGGVGKTTLSIGVADFLAHYKSEMTDGEDNLKILIIDADPQFNATQALLDSYYYGDYFKDILPAGKTISKLFRPQVQFSEQYKSPTAEEMIIELTDKLHIVCGDLNLVLANKSSDYTHVKRLKRFIRDNNLRDIYDLIIIDCPPTLTIYTDSALIASDYYLIPNRIDRYSIIGISSLQKAINNLKGEEDINLECLGLIYTILDDELTQKQHVMKVNFERKKEVRQLYIFTGYTSNVKDIQVGKQGPIPTRYKKSREDLNDICSEILDRIQQGAEV; encoded by the coding sequence ATGTTTGTTATGCAAAAAGATGGAAAAATAATCTCTTTTATTAATATGAAAGGTGGAGTAGGGAAAACAACTTTGAGTATAGGTGTAGCAGATTTTTTAGCACATTACAAAAGTGAAATGACAGATGGTGAAGATAATTTAAAAATTTTAATTATTGATGCAGATCCACAATTTAATGCTACACAAGCTTTATTAGATAGCTACTATTATGGAGATTATTTTAAGGATATACTACCAGCTGGTAAAACTATAAGTAAATTATTTAGACCCCAAGTCCAATTTTCAGAGCAATATAAATCTCCAACAGCAGAAGAAATGATTATAGAATTAACGGATAAATTACATATAGTATGTGGTGATTTAAATTTAGTTTTAGCTAATAAATCTAGTGACTATACACATGTTAAACGTTTGAAAAGATTTATTCGAGACAATAATCTGAGAGATATATATGATTTAATAATTATAGATTGCCCACCAACTCTTACCATTTATACAGATAGCGCATTAATAGCATCGGATTATTACTTAATTCCAAATAGAATTGATAGATATTCAATAATAGGTATCTCATCTTTACAAAAAGCTATTAATAATTTAAAGGGTGAAGAAGATATTAATCTTGAATGTTTAGGATTAATTTATACAATACTTGATGATGAACTTACTCAAAAACAACATGTAATGAAGGTGAATTTCGAAAGGAAGAAAGAAGTTCGACAACTTTATATTTTTACGGGTTATACTAGTAATGTGAAAGATATTCAAGTTGGAAAGCAAGGTCCAATTCCTACAAGATATAAGAAATCAAGAGAAGATTTAAATGATATATGCAGTGAAATATTAGATAGAATTCAGCAAGGGGCTGAGGTTTAG